A window of the Candida orthopsilosis Co 90-125, chromosome 1 draft sequence genome harbors these coding sequences:
- a CDS encoding Ant1 protein (S. cerevisiae homolog ANT1 has adenine transmembrane transporter activity, has role in peroxisome organization, ATP transport, fatty acid beta-oxidation and localizes to integral to peroxisomal membrane) encodes MHEILTTTAIIMSLTPLEKAASGALASAIANTIIYPVDLSKTIIQTQVHTENKQELKYKNTLDVLKQIYAKKGVLGWYQGLFSTIVGSFSQNLSFFYWYSLVKKVYANLKKHQPNHKPTTFTELALGAIAAAISQCFTMPIGVVTTQHQTDKQQRTTSELVKQILREDGVTGLWRGLRVSLILCINPSITYGSYEKLKTVIYGNKEFLGPLESFSLGMIAKSLATVATQPLIVSKALLQKSKGKSHKKNEFGEYDDEEEDIKFDHFTHALAHLWKTEKFKGLYKGIGPQLLKGVFVQGLLFMFKDQIDLLFLFILSVIKRKRIAKA; translated from the coding sequence ATGCATGAAATACTAACCACAACAGCTATCATCATGTCATTGACTCCTTTAGAGAAAGCCGCATCAGGTGCTTTGGCTTCCGCCATAGCTAACACCATCATCTACCCAGTGGACCTCTCTAAAACAATCATCCAAACACAGGTCCACACCGAAAATAAACAAGAGTTGAAATATAAGAATACACTCGATGTGCTCAAACAAATCTATGCCAAAAAGGGGGTGTTGGGATGGTATCAAGGGCTATTCTCCACTATTGTTGGTTCATTCAGTCAAAACCTTTCATTCTTCTACTGGTATTCACTTGTTAAGAAGGTCTACGCtaatttgaagaaacacCAACCAAACCACAAACCTACCACATTCACAGAATTAGCCCTAGGAGCTATTGCTGCCGCTATTTCCCAGTGCTTCACGATGCCCATCGGAGTAGTAACCACGCAACACCAAACGGACAAGCAACAACGTACCACCAGCGAGCTAGttaaacaaattttgagaGAGGATGGAGTTACGGGGTTGTGGAGGGGTTTAAGAGTATCTTTGATACTCTGCATAAACCCTTCCATAACCTATGGCTCGtatgaaaagttgaagacGGTGATTTATGGTAATAAAGAATTCTTAGGTCCTTTAGAAAGTTTCAGTTTAGGAATGATTGCCAAATCATTAGCCACTGTTGCTACTCAGCCGCTTATTGTTTCTAAGGcattgttgcaaaagagTAAAGGTAAGAGTCACAagaaaaatgaatttggtgaatatgatgatgaagaagaagatatcAAGTTTGATCATTTCACTCATGCTTTAGCTCATTTGTGGAAAACTGAGAAGTTTAAAGGTTTGTATAAGGGAATTGGTccacaattgttgaaaggtgtttttgttcaaggtttgttgtttatgtttaaggatcaaattgatttgttgttcttgttcatcTTGTCAGTGATCAAAAGGAAGAGAATTGCAAAGGCTTAG
- a CDS encoding Bud6 protein (protein required for Spitzenkorper in cells in albicans), producing the protein MHKTKNLYRSTRLLLKSMSFHSSQETFINPKRKSLHTIESCVTRLLVSTKHLLESLTQWARQEADDKFVSDAYVKLGNDFKAATKAFTNSGIDTSDLGNVPQALRTILEAALSEAPSQENLDRFLPEIRNIIVTLLQNLKAKQTRAKVLSQERDREAEEQRMSRSQASREREPERELKREPERAREATTVNPPEQPRLSQPRESRRSQNDALLQLQNGDAMQRRASKRFSAYQYAKLTHNAVDTSPALPVPKSPNVSANNSMQEEPAQEIYVLLRIGQKTRKSNLTTPVTLASIRLVFVEKFAYSLGSGNFPDIYIQDPQTKVFYELEEQSLNEVKNGSLLSLNEESSNINQLNIKFETVLEAIESMRNELNTQSSIPSPSSDSDDRKEITRIENDLRTIKQMNKSSTTSFKQVLANISTQLKRFQDSNVEASDSNRMYMESCHSKLSDDSDALLTKVDDLQDLMEEMRKDVAQRGVRVGEKQLKHITKEIANAKKSLDEMSSFISKEKSIWKKIWESELDKVCEEQQFFKLQDDLTSDLQEDLQKIQETYELIEQCSIEQSKGASSKRNKVMANLHIPEPGESLHDIQGQVLVDIAQLNPNHESRLEAIERAEKLRQRERQLSQLNKFQEELGDFVEDNRLKKSGGIEEVENLRKQRDQENLKNSFGIV; encoded by the coding sequence ATgcacaaaacaaaaaacttATATAGATCAACCCGTTTACTTCTCAAATCAATGTCGTTCCATTCATCACAGGaaactttcatcaatccAAAGAGAAAGTCATTGCATACCATTGAATCATGTGTGACTAGATTACTCGTCTCAACAAAACACTTACTAGAGAGTTTAACTCAATGGGCTAGACAAGAAGCTGATGATAAGTTTGTATCTGATGCATATGTGAAATTGGGGAATGACTTTAAAGCAGCAACAAAAGCATTTACAAACAGTGGAATTGACACTTCTGATCTCGGCAATGTACCTCAAGCGTTGAGGACCATTTTGGAAGCTGCATTGAGTGAAGCTCCATCACAGGAGAATCTTGATCGGTTTTTGCCTGAAATTAGAAACATTATTGTTACGCTACTACAGAACTTGAAGGCAAAACAAACTCGTGCAAAGGTGTTATCACAAGAACGTGATAGGGAAGCAGAGGAGCAGAGAATGAGCAGAAGTCAAGCATCACGAGAACGTGAGCCGGAGCGTGAACTCAAACGTGAGCCGGAACGTGCTAGGGAAGCAACCACTGTGAATCCCCCTGAGCAACCACGGCTCTCTCAACCAAGAGAGTCTAGAAGATCTCAAAATGATGCATTGCTCCAACTTCAAAATGGTGATGCTATGCAACGTCGTGCAAGTAAAAGGTTTAGCGCATACCAGTATGCTAAACTCACTCATAATGCAGTTGACACCTCACCAGCACTTCCTGTACCTAAATCCCCCAACGTATCTGCCAACAATTCGATGCAAGAAGAGCCGGCTCAGGAAATATATGTGTTGTTGAGGATAGGTCAAAAGACTAGAAAGTCAAACCTTACCACACCGGTTACACTAGCATCCATCCGATTggtatttgttgaaaagtttgCATACTCACTTGGCTCAGGTAACTTTCCTGATATTTACATACAGGACCCGCAAACAAAGGTATTTTACGAGTTGGAGGAACAATCGCTAAACGAAGTGAAAAATGGTTCcttgttgagtttgaatGAGGAGAGTTCTAACATTAACCAGTTGAATATAAAGTTTGAAACCGTTTTGGAGGCAATAGAATCAATGCGTAATGAGCTCAATACTCAAAGTTCGATTCCCTCGCCTAGTTCAGACTCAGATGATAGAAAAGAGAtaacaagaattgaaaatgatctTCGTACTATTAAACAGATGAATAAGAGCTCTACTACTTCGTTTAAGCAAGTGCTTGCAAATATCTCCACCCAGTTGAAGAGATTCCAAGACTCAAATGTGGAGGCCTCGGATTCAAACAGAATGTATATGGAATCGTGCCATTCTAAATTATCTGACGATTCAGATGCATTGTTAACCAAAGTTGACGATTTACAGGACTTAATGGAGGAAATGAGAAAGGACGTTGCCCAAAGAGGTGTACGAGTTGGAGAGAAACAGTTGAAGCATATAACCAAGGAAATTGCCAATGCAAAGAAATCACTTGACGAAATGAGTAGCTTTATATCGAAGGAGAAGTCGATCTGGAAGAAGATATGGGAATCCGAATTGGATAAAGTTTGTgaagaacaacaatttttcaaattgcaaGATGATTTAACTAGTGATTTGCAGGAGGATCTACAAAAGATTCAAGAGACatatgaattgattgaacaaTGTTCTATTGAGCAGAGCAAAGGCGCATCATCGAAACGTAATAAGGTCATGGCTAATTTGCACATTCCTGAACCTGGCGAAAGCTTGCACGATATTCAAGGACAGGTGTTGGTTGATATTGCCCAATTGAACCCAAATCATGAAAGTAGATTGGAAGCTATTGAGCGGGCGGAGAAGTTGAGACAACGTGAAAGACAATTGTCGCAATTAAACAAGTTTCAAGAAGAGTTGGGcgattttgttgaagacAACAGGCTAAAAAAATCCGGAGgcattgaagaagttgaaaatttacGAAAGCAACGGGATcaagaaaatttgaaaaattccTTCGGAATTGTATAG